The following coding sequences are from one Candidatus Krumholzibacteriia bacterium window:
- a CDS encoding Minf_1886 family protein, translating into MPRLRKLVENQPYSPHAYEFVMQALDYTLRNLDEPRHVSGAELLDGIRRCAREEFGPMARHVLNTWGVYESRDFGAIVFDLVERGVLARTDDDDVRDFDDGFDFRTVFEREYYDEHPAFRR; encoded by the coding sequence ATGCCCCGTCTGCGCAAGCTGGTCGAGAACCAGCCCTATTCTCCGCATGCGTACGAATTCGTCATGCAGGCTCTGGACTACACCCTCCGGAACCTGGACGAGCCCCGTCACGTGTCGGGCGCCGAGCTGCTCGACGGGATCCGCCGTTGTGCCCGCGAGGAGTTCGGGCCCATGGCGCGGCACGTCCTGAACACCTGGGGCGTGTACGAGAGCCGCGACTTCGGTGCGATCGTCTTCGATCTCGTGGAGCGAGGCGTGCTCGCGCGGACCGACGACGACGACGTCCGGGACTTCGACGACGGCTTCGACTTCCGCACCGTGTTCGAGCGCGAGTACTACGACGAGCACCCGGCCTTCCGCCGCTGA